The following are encoded together in the Bradymonas sediminis genome:
- a CDS encoding restriction endonuclease subunit S, translating into MGSEWKTLSLQEAGVELFDCIHKTPPEAETGYPYIAIPQMKNGRIDFSANPRQITQEHFVEWTEKVHPQHFDVVLSRRCNPGVTAWVSTNNKFALGQNLVILRADGTHIFPPFLRWLTQGPNWWGQVSKYLNVGAVFNSLRCADIPNFEFRIPPIQDQKRIANILGTLDDKIDLNRRMNRTLEAMARALFKSWFVDFDPVRAKQRGKAPVGVDAGTAALFPERLGDIPEGWEIGKLGDVMKKISDGVDPTTLPPDTPYIGLGDMPEASIALDAWGASAEVTSRKYHFKKGQILFGRLRPYFRKVGIAPIDGISSTDIQIVTPKNAHWHGYLVCQLSDQIFIDYCTNVSGGTRMPRVKWGDMTKYSITVAPAEIVEAFGRVVQPMFDRIVANIHESRTLGEVRDVLLPELLGGRGRIDS; encoded by the coding sequence ATGGGATCTGAGTGGAAGACTTTATCTCTCCAAGAAGCCGGAGTCGAACTTTTTGACTGTATCCACAAAACTCCACCGGAGGCCGAAACAGGATATCCTTATATTGCAATACCTCAGATGAAAAATGGGCGTATTGATTTCTCCGCGAACCCTCGTCAGATCACTCAAGAACATTTCGTTGAGTGGACTGAAAAGGTTCATCCGCAACACTTTGATGTAGTTCTCTCGCGTAGATGCAACCCTGGAGTAACGGCATGGGTCTCTACCAATAACAAGTTCGCGCTGGGACAAAACCTTGTCATCCTGCGGGCTGATGGCACACATATCTTTCCTCCCTTTCTTCGTTGGCTAACTCAAGGTCCGAATTGGTGGGGACAAGTTTCAAAATATTTAAATGTCGGTGCTGTTTTCAATAGTTTACGCTGTGCTGATATCCCCAATTTTGAGTTCAGAATTCCCCCGATTCAAGATCAAAAGCGTATTGCCAACATCCTCGGCACCCTCGACGACAAAATCGACCTCAACCGCAGGATGAACCGCACGCTCGAGGCGATGGCCCGGGCGCTGTTCAAGTCCTGGTTCGTCGACTTCGACCCGGTGCGCGCCAAGCAACGCGGCAAGGCGCCGGTGGGAGTTGATGCGGGGACGGCGGCGTTGTTTCCGGAGCGGTTGGGGGATATTCCGGAGGGGTGGGAAATAGGAAAGCTCGGCGATGTCATGAAGAAAATATCCGATGGCGTCGATCCGACCACACTCCCACCAGACACACCCTATATCGGCCTCGGCGATATGCCCGAAGCGTCCATCGCGCTGGATGCTTGGGGAGCGTCAGCCGAAGTAACAAGCCGCAAATACCATTTCAAAAAAGGCCAGATACTCTTCGGTCGCCTTCGACCCTATTTCCGCAAAGTCGGCATTGCTCCGATCGATGGCATTTCATCGACCGACATTCAGATAGTCACTCCCAAAAATGCGCATTGGCATGGCTATTTGGTTTGCCAACTAAGTGATCAGATATTTATCGACTATTGCACCAACGTCTCGGGTGGCACGCGAATGCCTCGGGTTAAGTGGGGGGATATGACGAAATATTCAATCACTGTGGCACCTGCTGAGATTGTTGAGGCTTTTGGGCGTGTTGTGCAACCGATGTTTGACCGGATTGTTGCGAATATCCATGAGAGTCGGACGTTGGGGGAGGTGCGTGATGTGTTGTTGCCGGAGTTGCTGGGAGGGAGGGGGAGGATAGACTCGTAA
- a CDS encoding SDR family oxidoreductase codes for MKYLITGANRGLGLEFTRQLIARGDQVIAACRNPDKADELTQLADSSEHLEAVHALDITDPDSVAALAKSLENDNVDVLINNAGRLSRGGSPNDFDFDEIQGDFAINAIGTLRVIEAAMPALRRGKGKKIVNISSKMGSIGDNSGGGSYAYRMSKAALNIATRSLAIDLRPEGFIAFVVHPGWVQTDMGGPNGLITPETSISNLIERIDKADMNDSGQFIEWNGNRIPW; via the coding sequence ATGAAATACCTCATCACCGGAGCAAATCGCGGCCTCGGCCTCGAATTCACTCGCCAGCTCATCGCGCGCGGCGACCAGGTCATCGCCGCCTGCCGAAACCCCGACAAAGCCGACGAACTCACCCAACTCGCCGACTCCTCCGAGCACCTCGAGGCGGTTCACGCCCTCGACATCACCGACCCCGACAGCGTCGCCGCGCTGGCGAAGTCCCTCGAGAACGACAACGTCGACGTGCTGATCAATAACGCCGGGCGCCTCTCGCGCGGCGGCTCACCCAACGACTTCGACTTCGACGAGATTCAGGGAGACTTCGCCATCAACGCCATCGGCACGCTGCGGGTCATCGAGGCTGCCATGCCCGCGCTGCGCCGCGGCAAGGGCAAAAAGATCGTCAATATCAGCTCAAAGATGGGCTCGATCGGCGACAATAGCGGCGGCGGATCCTACGCCTACCGCATGTCCAAAGCCGCCCTCAACATCGCCACCCGCTCGCTGGCCATCGACCTGCGCCCCGAGGGCTTCATCGCGTTCGTCGTCCACCCCGGCTGGGTCCAAACCGATATGGGCGGCCCCAACGGCCTCATCACCCCCGAGACCAGCATCTCAAACCTGATCGAACGCATCGACAAAGCCGACATGAACGACAGCGGCCAATTCATCGAATGGAACGGAAACCGCATCCCCTGGTAA
- a CDS encoding NADAR family protein: MPVESIYFLNPEDPFGCLSNASRHQVYIDGMSWQTAEHYFQTAKFKDAKLRYAIIRAETPDEARRIAHQHRRDQRPDWHKIKVGVMRKALSAKARQNADVRAVLLITAPARLKQHAKTGDFWGGKKNMLGKLWMQERDRLGESGEFDSLNRPLPPPWEKYPELHRASIGWRMGYGEAYMEEWDAYFYGLSPAGRSRYQQIFTPPKEWHGFYDR, translated from the coding sequence ATGCCCGTCGAAAGCATCTACTTCTTAAACCCTGAAGACCCGTTCGGCTGCTTATCAAACGCCTCGCGCCACCAAGTCTATATCGACGGCATGAGTTGGCAGACAGCCGAGCATTATTTCCAGACAGCGAAGTTCAAGGATGCAAAACTTCGCTACGCCATCATTCGCGCCGAGACGCCCGACGAGGCCAGACGTATCGCCCACCAGCACCGCCGCGATCAACGCCCTGACTGGCACAAGATAAAGGTCGGAGTGATGCGAAAAGCGCTCAGCGCCAAGGCCCGGCAAAACGCCGACGTCCGGGCCGTCCTCCTCATCACCGCCCCCGCTCGCCTGAAGCAACATGCCAAGACCGGCGACTTCTGGGGCGGCAAAAAAAATATGCTCGGAAAGCTATGGATGCAGGAACGCGACCGCCTCGGCGAGTCAGGCGAGTTTGACTCGTTGAACCGGCCGCTGCCGCCGCCTTGGGAGAAATATCCCGAGCTCCACCGCGCCTCAATAGGCTGGCGGATGGGCTACGGCGAAGCCTATATGGAGGAGTGGGACGCCTATTTCTACGGTCTCTCACCCGCCGGACGCTCGCGCTATCAACAGATATTTACGCCCCCCAAAGAATGGCACGGGTTTTATGATAGATGA
- a CDS encoding N-6 DNA methylase has protein sequence MTDVANWIASGRKALELSPTQLAEKLDVAESDVRAWEAGEQTPTVVQLKALQGLIGAPGSAPSPKAKPPKPDKSDGRDINFERKLFQAADKLRKNMDAAEYKHVVLGLVFLKYISDAFEEVHEALQDEPYADPEDRDEYRAKNAFWVPPDARWSYLQANAKRPTIGKLIDEAMFSIERDNKSLKGVLPKQYNRPALDKHTLGELVDLIGTIGLGGARNRSRDILGRVYEYFLGEFASAEGKKGGQFYTPRSVVRTLVEMLAPYSADGRGGRVYDPCCGSGGMFVQSEEFIEEHGGSRRDISVYGQESNPTTWRLAKMNLAIRGIDANLGGAHADTFHNDLHPDLKADYVISNPPFNSSDWGADRLDGDARWKYGKPPANNANYAWIQHFVHHLAPNGMAGFVMANGSMSTQTSGEGDIRQSLVERDMVDCMVALPGQLFYSTQIPVCLWFLANNKADKNFRERRGEVLFIDARKMGAMISRTQRELTDADIQKIADTYHAWRGDQTLAPAEPYEDIKGYCKSATVEEIAEHNYVLTPGRYVGIEEVDVSDEEPFEEKMERLTDILAGQFEEAVRLEERIRENLRGVGYGI, from the coding sequence ATGACAGATGTAGCCAATTGGATCGCCTCCGGCCGTAAGGCCCTCGAACTCTCCCCCACCCAACTCGCCGAAAAGCTCGACGTCGCTGAATCGGATGTGCGCGCGTGGGAAGCCGGCGAGCAGACGCCGACGGTCGTGCAGCTCAAAGCGCTGCAGGGGCTAATCGGCGCGCCGGGCAGCGCGCCCTCGCCGAAGGCCAAGCCGCCGAAGCCCGACAAATCGGACGGCCGCGACATCAACTTCGAGCGAAAGCTCTTCCAGGCGGCCGACAAGCTGCGCAAAAATATGGACGCCGCCGAGTATAAGCATGTCGTGCTTGGGCTGGTGTTCCTCAAATATATCTCGGACGCCTTCGAGGAGGTCCACGAAGCCCTCCAAGATGAGCCCTACGCCGACCCGGAGGACCGCGACGAATACCGCGCAAAGAATGCCTTTTGGGTGCCGCCGGACGCGCGCTGGTCCTACCTGCAGGCCAACGCCAAACGACCCACGATCGGCAAGCTTATCGACGAGGCGATGTTCTCCATCGAGCGCGATAATAAATCGCTCAAGGGCGTCTTGCCCAAGCAATATAACCGTCCTGCGCTCGACAAGCATACGCTCGGCGAGCTGGTCGACCTGATCGGCACGATCGGGCTGGGCGGCGCGCGCAACCGCTCGCGCGATATCCTGGGGCGAGTCTACGAGTATTTTCTGGGCGAATTCGCCAGCGCCGAGGGCAAAAAAGGCGGGCAATTCTACACCCCGCGCTCAGTGGTCCGCACCCTGGTCGAGATGCTCGCCCCCTATTCGGCCGACGGCCGGGGCGGCCGCGTCTACGACCCCTGCTGCGGCTCGGGCGGGATGTTTGTCCAAAGCGAGGAATTCATCGAAGAGCACGGCGGAAGCCGCCGCGACATCAGCGTCTACGGACAGGAATCCAACCCCACGACCTGGCGGCTCGCCAAGATGAACCTGGCCATCCGCGGCATCGACGCGAACCTGGGCGGCGCGCACGCCGACACATTTCATAATGACCTGCACCCGGATCTAAAGGCCGATTACGTCATCTCGAACCCGCCCTTTAACTCAAGCGATTGGGGCGCCGACCGTTTAGATGGCGACGCCCGCTGGAAATACGGCAAGCCCCCGGCCAATAACGCCAACTACGCCTGGATTCAGCATTTCGTCCACCACCTCGCCCCGAACGGCATGGCCGGCTTCGTCATGGCCAACGGCTCGATGTCCACCCAGACCTCGGGCGAAGGCGACATCCGCCAGAGCCTGGTCGAGCGCGATATGGTCGACTGCATGGTCGCCCTCCCCGGCCAGCTTTTTTATAGCACCCAGATCCCCGTTTGCCTGTGGTTTTTGGCCAATAATAAAGCCGACAAAAACTTCCGCGAGCGCCGCGGCGAAGTGCTCTTCATCGACGCCCGCAAAATGGGCGCCATGATCTCACGCACCCAACGCGAGCTCACCGACGCCGATATCCAAAAAATCGCCGACACCTACCACGCCTGGCGCGGCGACCAGACCCTCGCCCCAGCCGAGCCCTACGAGGACATCAAAGGCTATTGCAAATCGGCAACGGTCGAAGAGATCGCCGAGCATAATTATGTGCTTACGCCGGGGCGTTATGTCGGCATCGAAGAGGTCGACGTGTCGGATGAAGAGCCGTTTGAGGAGAAAATGGAGCGGTTGACCGATATATTGGCGGGACAGTTTGAGGAGGCGGTGCGGTTGGAGGAGCGGATTCGGGAGAATTTGCGGGGGGTTGGGTATGGGATCTGA